The following nucleotide sequence is from Saimiri boliviensis isolate mSaiBol1 chromosome 6, mSaiBol1.pri, whole genome shotgun sequence.
TTAAAATggctgagttaaaaaaaaattcccccccCAACCAAGTTAAATTAAAAGACCTTGTGACAATTATTTCTGGCTCAATAAAATCTAACTGTGTGACTATAATCAATTTGCTTAACATTCTGATCCTTTTCTCCATCTGGAAAATGAACATAATAGTACAAGAAACATTCTTCAAAAGCTTTCAAGAATCTCAAAAGAGGCAAGAACTGTAAAACTATTAGGTTCAAGATTCAATGCAGATGCTTAGCATTGTATCATAAGATTAAATAGGGATCTCACTGTCCTTTTACTTACTAAACTGGCAAAATTTAGTTTTTCAGCTTTCATTCTTATAAATGCTAATGACAGTGCATTAAgactttctgtattttcatttcatacAAAGTATTGTTCATATCAGTTTTAATTAACCAATCATTTTCAAACAAAACTGCCATTTCTGACACTTTAAATTTGCCTTCAAAGTCACaaacttttaaagataaaaatagatataCTCAAAAATCCAACCTAACTGATATTTATTGAGACACGTGGAATGGCATTTTTCCAGGGCAATCATTCCGTCTCCTTCCCAACATGTCAATAACaaaccaggtttttgttttggaaattccatttattctcttctcattttctccttcgagctaaatttcattttagaatcTCCCCTACCAATCTTTAAAAAGCGACCCTGTACCTTTAATAGCAGAGACCTGGTAAGAGGTTTTCTTCCAAACTTGTTCCCTGACTTCCAAGTGACGAAACCAGCTGTAATCTGAGAGCAGAGAGATCCTCAGGATATCTTTAGCCAAAGGAAACTCTCCGCATTCCCACCCAGTCCAGAAACTGAAACACTATCAGGGGGCAAGAGCTTTTCTCTCCAGCTACACGCTCCATCTCCTGGGAGCAAGGGGAAACTCCGAGAGGAGGGCAACGGAGCCAGCACCTTGCCAGCGCCGCGGAGGAGGGGTTCCCCGCTCCGACCGTGCTGCTCCCGGGAAAGGGCCGGCGGAGTTCCAGCCACCGAGCGAGGGGCGCACGGGTAGGTGCATCCTGCGCCGCTGCGGCCGCGCTACCCAGACGCTGGTGTGCAGAGCCACATGAAGCCTGCTGGGGACTGGGGGCCAGGGAGCAGCAAGCCGGCTGGGacggaggctgaggcggccgcTGTCTCAGGGAGACGCTGACTCGCAAAGACACTCCCTTCCTTGTGCCTGGGTGAAAAGCCTTCTCCTGGGGTCCCTGGCCATCCTGAATATCCAGAATGGTGTTTCTGAAGTTCCTCTGCATGAGTTTCTTCTGCCACCTGTGTCAAGGCTACTTCGATGGCCCCCTCTACCCAGAGATGTCCAATGGGACTCTGCACCACTACTTCGTGCCCGATGGGGACTATGAGGAGAACGATGACCCCGAGAAGTGCCAGCTGCTCTTCAGGGTGAGTGACCACAGGCGCTGCTCCCAGGGGGAGGGGAGCCAGGCCGGCAGCCTGCTGAGCCTCACCCTGCGGGAGGAGTTCACCGTGCTGGGCCGCCAGGTGGAGGATGCTGGGCGCGTGCTGGAGGGCATCAGCAAAAGCATCTCCTACGACCTGGACGGGGAAGAGAGCTATGGCAAGTACCTGCGGCGGGAGTCCCACCAGATCGGGGATGCCTACTCCAACTCGGACAAATCCCTCACTGAGCTGGAGAGCAAGTTCAAGCAGGGCCAGGAACAGGACAGCCGGCAGGAGAGCAGGCTCAACGAGGACTTCCTGGGAATGCTGGTCCACACCAGGTCCCTGTTGAAGGAGACACTGGCCATTTCTGTGGGACTCAGGGACAAATATGAGCTGCTGGCTCTCACCATCAGGAGCCATGGGACCCGACTAGGTCGGCTGAAAAATGATTATCTTAAAGTATAGATGGAAGGGTACAAATACTAGGGAGAAGGAATCAAATCAGCCCCGTTTTGGAGGGTGGGGGACAGAAGATGGGGCTACATTTCCCCCATAcctactatttttttaatatccacATTTGCACTTTGAGAATAAATCTGAGgtcctctttaaaaagaaagaaaaattggaaacttgagtgattctgtttttagttttgtttttgtatattatttatgtGATTGTTGATGGAATTATCACCCGGAAAGAATAATTTTAAGCAATGTCATTTCTAGATGGCTTTCTAATTCTACAGTGATACCTGTTTCAGCCACATCTAAAAGAGCTCAGTTTAGGTGGAGGGAAACTGAACTTCCCCATCCTGTAGATTATGCAGAAACACCCAACATATTAATGCATAGCTCCTCTCAACCTCTAGCCTTCACTCCACTCCTGGGCTCTAAAAGCTATCTGAGTTGCCTGTTTTTCAGATGAGGTTCAAGGTACTGCCTTGCGTACCTGGCAACCCATGGAAGTTGTTTgttacttcttcttttctctcttatttattaACCATGGTCTgagagttgtttttattttttgtaacggCATTGCCACAAAACTATAGGCAAATCTCATTTGCAGGGAGATTTCTGGTGCCTCTGTGGGTGTGTGTCAGTTAAAGTGGCCACATTTAAGAAGGCCAAGCTTTGTAGTGATTGCACAGTCACACTGATAATGCTGATTTGTGTCTCTCATTGTATGTCTATGCTTTGTCATCAGTGCTATAGTAAATTACAAAGAAGTAGATAGATTGTTTGAACACACCCCCAAATGCCTATGATTTAGGTTACCAATGTATTCTTTCTCATTTGGGGTTTTGCTTCTGTTTGTTTATTGAAAGCTTGTACTTCAAGTAGGGGGAATTCTAATTCTAACAACTCCTTAGCTAAGTTTTAttattcactcaataaatatgttttcacaTAATACTGGTTTACTTTGTAATTTACATCTGTAACTTTCATATTTCAAAAAGGAATCAAtgcaaaaggagagagaaggactGGATTTAAGCCAGTTTACTTACAGTATATGATAAAGAAGGCAGAGGAATAGCTATGTATTTGGCAATTTTCTTCTCTCTAGGCACCTTAACATCCTCACAAGAAAAACCTAACCTGTGCCAGAACTTTACATTTGATCTCTATGGGTCTGCTTAAAGACTCGAATTTTCTCCAGTTTTTCTCATTAACTCAACCGGAAAATTTCTGACAAGACTCATAGCCTATACCCTTATGCAGAGCAAGCATTCCATCCTAAGTTATAAACTACAATGATGTTTACTTTTGAAGCCAGGTCAACATTATTTAATTAACTGTTTTAAAAGGTGGAGATGTACTTTATTTAGTGTCTTTCCCTAGCCAATTCTTCCTCTCACCTTAAATATGCTTCCTTGTTGCATACATGCAcagaatacacacatacatacaagagaaaaataaataaatgaatgttcataTTCTTCTtctcaacagacatttattttctcctctcttttgaaTAACAAAACAAGTTTTCCATTCCTATGAAGTGTCTAGTATCTTTCCATTACAgtaggggaaactgaggctgagaaagctGAGTGACTTATCCTCCGTCAGTTTTAACAGCCCCTGTTCTCTTAAATTTAAGTACAGGACTTCCCCAAACTACTTTTTTCAAGGATACTGAGAAATGAGAGAGAAttatctaagacctgaaactttgCTTAACTAACTTATTGTGcttaaaatcatttataatttctttttattactcaGGGCCCCACTTTTTGTTGCTTTCTAGACTTGTGTGTAGACTCAAGATAAATAATCACTTACGAGTTTCCTTctatattctaaaaaaaaaatgaggaaaaaataacaacagtggcaaataaaattatatttggtaTTAAAATGTTTGTAGTGTGTAGTCACAACCATTCATGCCTCAAAACTTTCATATCACTCACTTCACAGTAATCAGATCTAATTCATAGACTTACCAAATGTCATCTTCTTGAATTTTCCAGCTGTAATAGGAGGATATTGGACCTGTGATAGTGGTGGAAAACTGTTTTCCTTGTGCATGCTAATTTCAATCTATTCATAATGCTTGTATATCATATTAAGATAAGAAGAATTCAGAAGACACAGAAGGGAAGAGTGCCATCCCTAGTTAGAGATATCTTGTATGGGTGCAGGAAGGGGAATGGTGACACATCTGCTACAAATTTGAAAGCCCTGAAATAGATTATGCATGAGGTTCTTTCCAGTGTTAACATTCTATGATTTCTACAAAACCAGAATGAAATTACCTGGCATCCAAACACTCCACTCAAGCCTAGATGTACAGCCAGTAATCCCACAGAGTCTTATGTAAATGCCCTCAGAGGGCAAATGGGAATTTCCAGGTGGGGAGAGGAAACAATCCTGAACTGCCAGCCCAGAGAATAACATCACAAGGCTGTTCCAAACCTTCTTATGGTGGGGAGCCAGACCTGCTCACATCTTTCCTCCCCACTTCCTCATGATTCTTACTAGACCTTGTTATTCATGCAGTGACAAATTCTCTTTTCAAGTAGTGGTTCTCTTTATTTCTTAGACCATGAACTATTTTGAGAATCGAAAAAAAACTACATACTCTCTTTTCCGCAAAATCTACTTGCAAACGAATCTATACAAGTTAGaatattaatgatttttatatttgttgactaatttgtgccaggcactgagctgggctGTGGGTCATTCTGGGATGTTACAAAGCCTTGGGGCTTCATCTGTAaaccaagaaattttaaaagcctcttagggttttatttggAATAGGAGGGATTtactgttgttgttatttattaacaattaaaaagcagctaatttttctgaaaaGTCAGTATTATTGGTAAGGCCCTGTGCTAAAAACTTTGCCTGGGTCATTTCTCTTAATTCTAATGACAAACTACGTGaggaaagcattttataaaaggaaGTCATACACGTGAAGCACTTAGAATAATACCTGAGACTAAGTgaattctcaataaatgttagttgctgttattactgttttgattattattatttttatagctgaGGCCTATAAAGCCTAGGTACTATTTTCAAGATTAAAACTGTGTTATATCTTATATACGTTACTATGCTCTCAGTTTTAATTGATGATTCTCTAGTGAGATATACGAGCAAATAGAAGAAGAATGTGGAGGATAGGGGATTAATGGGGCCTCCAGTTCTTCACTTTAAATGTCCTCTGCAGTTCAGATTATTGATAATGTCTAGCAGTCAGAAGCTGGTTGGCTTCTCTGTTTACAGAATTACTCATTGATACTTTCTCTGGGAGATGCATTGTTCAGTACCACTAATTCTTCTCTCAATTGGACCACATGAAAACACCTAGGTAACTATTCTGAAGTGTTCTGCAGGTATCTATGTGGAGGCTGTTGATGAAAGGCGCCAGTCTACTTTAGCCTCTGCAAGCACCAAAGTCAAGCCCATAGAAGCCAACAGAAGCTGTAAGAATCCAGCAGGTGTGTTATGCACAGCAGTACTGAGAAGCTGTCCAATAGTTCACACACTTTTCATTGCCTTTTAAACTCTCATTTACAACTTTGCTAAGGAAATGGGCTCAAAAGTTTCCGGGAGGAGCCTTGAAACTCAGATTATAAAGTATTTTAGTAAGTTATAAAAATGTCTATGAAACCCACTAATGATATGTAATACACTAAGGGGCAACGTGGTCAAATTTCTGAGGTATTTTTCAGAGGaggattataaaattattttcgaTATGGAATGTAATATTAAATTCCATGTAAAATTAGGATGTAACATTTGATATGGAATAATTATATTGAATAGAAAATGGAAATGCTAAATacaatttgtgaatattttaatataaaagggAAAACAATTGGAGACACATGAAGATTTGATTTGAAATAGAATACCAAAAACTAACAATAACTCACTAGTATAGAAAATGGGGTTTTTGCAATCATCTTAGTCACCGTGGAATTAAAGTGGTCCTTTGGAATACTATTTCTAAAGTCAGGATCTTGATGGATTTATCattcattaatgttttaataCGCCACTATCTGAGGTACCcaggataaaaaataatttataaataggtgaggaaactgacacCTAAACAAAGAATTCAAGTACAGCAATGTGGGAGCTTGGAGTATGTACAAGGTTCTGTGGGAGCTCAGCAAGAGTCTAAATTAGAATTGTCTGGAAGAGGTAAAGCAGTGTGTCTTAGTCTAATTGGTGCTGCCATAACAGAATGTCTGAGagtgagtaatttataatgaacagaaatttcatagttctgaaggctgggaagtccaaatcaaggtgtcagcatcTCATGacggccttcttgctgtgtcctaaCATGGTAGAAAGAAAGAAGCCTAGAGAGAACAAGAGCGGCCAAACTCATTCTTTTATACTGGCACCAACCACACTCATGAGCATgaagccctcatggcctaataaCCTCATGAAGGTCCTACTTCTTAATGCTGTTATAATGGCAATTCAATTTCGACATGAGTTTTGGAAGTCCCAAACATTCAAACTTTAGCACGgtgcaaataaaacaaagatttgtCAAAAACATATATCCAAGACATGCAGAATTTTTATTCTTGCTGCTAGTGTTACTGTTGCTTAGCCTTTTTAATAACAATTTTCTGATGATGAAAGTCACTATCTGCTGAATTGCTAGTAATATAGAAAACACAGCagcacaagaaaacaaaatcattcatATTCTCAAACCCCCTCTGTCACAGACTCACTATTTGCATTTTGATATACTTCTTTCCATACTTCTcatgcatatttatgtatattttttctctttagaaaaattattataatacattGTTTTGTATCAATGTCTATTTCAGGTGTTAAGAATATTTAActgcataaatgttttttaaatacttaaatccACAATgtttcaggaggcagaagtccTAGGTCCTAGATGTTGCCTCACAATGTTAGCTGTGTAACTTTCAACGAGTCCCTGAAATGTTCTGAAATTCAGTCATGTTGTTTCAAGATGAAGATAATTATAGCTagtatttattaaacaggcaCTGCTCAAAGTGTTTTCcacatattatttcatatattctgGCTAGAATTATAATCCAGGTTGATAttatattttgcaaatttttcagataaagaaaactaagacacaaagaccttaagtgacttgctcaaggtttCACAGCTAGACAGGAATGGAATCAATATGCAAACACAGATTCCCCTGCTTTCCTAATAGTCCATGAATGATATTTCTGAAGGCAGGATACTGGACACAAAATTTGCTAACTGTCTTCTGATTCTAGAATCTATGATAAATGGCCTCTGAAGTGAATATTTCTCttatatgattttcttaattgaaaaaattcaaaaccacattttcttgaagaaattttttctgtctctgcttgAATTTATGTTGGGTAAAATATAAATTCCTTATTCCTTACATCTGCATGTGTAACTCCATGATTCTTTGCCTAAGAGCAACTGGCTTCTCTTACATTTTCCAGGCCCTTTCACATGCATTATCACATTGACTATAACAATTTTTTACAGATGCTGAACTGGCATGGACAGTTTACGGTATTCACCATTTGGCAGGCAGCAGTCCAGTGTTCACAGCTAGCAAGCTAATCTGTCAATCTATTATACTTTATATCTGAATGAAGATATAAAAAGATttcttaggccaggcatggtgactcatgcctgtaatcccagcactttgggaggctgaggtgggtggatcacttgaggtcaggagttcaaggctggccagaccaacatggcaaaaccctgtccctacaaaaaatacaaaattagcggggtgtggtggttcaagcctgtaatcacagctacttgggaaaggctgaggcatgagaattgtttgaattcaggaagtagaggctgcagtgagccgatatcatgccactgtattccatactccagcctgggcaaaatagtaagactctgtctaaaaagagaTTTCCTGTCCATGCAGGTCTcccaaactaaaaaataaaaaatgtataccaTTAGGAATTGCTATGTACTATTTTAgataagaaagtttaaaaagccCCCTCTGAGTAAGTAGGAAATATCTGAGTAAGTAGGAGATATCTGAATTGAACCACAAATCATAAATAGAAGTCAAGACTGtgaatgtcagaaaaaaaaaaaaaacctgtttctgGTAACAGAATAGCAACCATAAAGTTCTTCAAGCAGACACAACTTTACAtgcatgatttaaaaatgaaaaaaagtggaATTATAGCAGAATAAAtcagataaagaataaaataatttgagttgAGAGAACAATGGGTCTTGGTAACAGAGGAACTGGATGGCCGTGATAAAAAATTGGGATATTATTCTGATTTCAATGGAAAGGCACTGAGGTGTCTAAGCAGAGGAGTAGTATTACCTGATTTACACAAAAAGATCACTATGGAAGATTAGTCTACAGGGAAGCAAGAGTGGAAGCAGGAAGGCCATTTGGCCAGGTAGCTCCTAAGATATGCCAATTATAAATGATGAAGGCATAGTCTAAAGTAGTAGGGGTGAAAATGGCAGAAACTGCTGTTTATCTTACACAGATATGTCCTATTATGGCTTTTGTCCACCCAAAATCTGTGACATTTTTCTCAACCTGCTCCTACATTGATCCAATTTCCCAAATCTAATTCCATTTCTCTCCATTTGGATTTGATGCTAGCCTTGCCTCCCTCTGATTGACCACATTCCTCTCCTGACTTCAAAGAAATGTATCAATGGGATTTAGCTGCTCCTCCCAACCGTATCAGGTAATATATGTTCTCCAGATGACTTGTCTGACTCTAAGTCCCAACTCTGTCCACCAGCCCAAGCCCTGTTTACACTATTTATAAACTAGGAGAGACAGATCTATAAAGGTGAAGATTTGCACTCAACCACATGCATGCCTCACATATTTTTCAATTACATATAAACAACTGTGATGGCATTACAGTTTGGACATCTTCCCTTTATCAGTGATGTGTTGTCATCATTGCATCTGTACTTACTCTGCATTTTTCTTCACAAGAGctatatctaaacataaaaaatataagctATATCTAAATAGAAAAATGCTCTCTTGAGGATTTCCAATGTCTTCAGTATTCTACATTGCTTTGAATTTAGTAAGGTCATGCAACATTCTATTTTGACTCTAGTAAGCATTTACTTTGATGACTTGTATATTTTACCATTTCCCTCTTTTGCTTTTCCATGAAATACAGAAGATATTTTGTATGTCAACAGCTTGCTGTTTACTGAAAGGACCCTGACAGCTATGATTAATAAAGTAAAGTCTCCATGCTCCAGGGTTGGCAGTAATGGCCTGCATTTTCCAGTCATGAAAAGTTTCCTCCTGCAGGCAGttaaagaaatgtgtttcctGAATGTCTTCTCTCACTTTGATCTTTGCCCAACTCTCATCCCAAGACCAAGCAAACGTGTATGCTCCACTCAACATTCAAAATGTAGGCTTTGCTGGCAGTTCCACGAGTTGACCACTAACAATTTCCACCAGATGCTACTATAGATTAAATTATAAAGCGTGGAAAACTTAGTGAGCTTGCACTGCTCTGAGTTATATTTTTGCCCCATTCAAACATCCGTTTTCTCCTGCCccacttcccttctctcctccttttgtctctttctctctttgcctctgGACAGTATAGATTTCACTGTTAGAAGTATGAGAAGTAAAGGCAGAAACTAATTCACATTGTGCCTTTGCAGCGTATTAGCTAGGAATCTGAGCAAATTGTATAACCTCTTAGAACCTCAGTTTCTACATACAGTGGGGAATATGACACACACTTTTCAGGGTTCTTGTAAAGGATTTGATAAGCCAATGGAAAGGGCTTACCATAGACTGAGAAATAGTCTCACTATTCCCACTCAATCAGGCAACATATAGTTCATTAGGGATCCTCTTTTAAGAAAGGATACCTTATGTGTTCTTTGGTTGAAAACGATTGTGTTTCAAATAAGCCTTTGAGATTCTAAGTATTTTCTATcagccagtcttgaactcctcttTTTGACAGGATCCTCAGAAGCCAAATGTGTGTTTCTTCCCATTCATATAAGAGAGGTTCCTATACATGTGTTTATACCACAAACACCTGCTCCCTACTTGGGCCAAGAAAATGAATGCTGCAGCAGGAGATAAAAAATGTTCTTACCCTTTATTTCCCAATGTTAATAAGACATCTACTTTATGCCTTGTGCATGAGGGTGATGTCCACGAAAGTAACTTGGGAATTTCAAGATGTAGACAGCAACAGTGAGAGAACTCTCAAAACTTGGCAATAGGCCACCAAGttagagaaaataagaatattaatttcCAGTATTTATTGAGCCATTAACTATATATTAAATACTAGGTAGCCTGGCAAATTCCAGTCTTTAGGCCTATAAGACTAAAGGCTAGACCCCAAGTGATCTCAGTATGGAAAACCTTAGGTGACAGCCCACACTTCTTTCTATAACCCAGACTCTAATTGTATGATTTCGTGTCCTTAACTGCCAGGTCAGGAGCTTAGCAGAGCTGGTAGATTGGACTGATCCAAGGTCTGATGTACATGAGCTTCACTGAGAGTACCTGGGTACATTTGCATGTAACTTTGATGACTTCCTGAAGTGAGAATGCAGTTTGGTAATTCTCCAGCTTGCCTGCTTCTCcccatgcaacctccacctgggcTGCAAGGGAAGAGGCCTTGGCTCAATTGAACAAGGACTCAAGATAGGATGTAGTGGCCCCTCTCACATATGCCTAGAAGAAGTTTGAATTTGCACCCTTTTCAATACAGCAGGAGACAATTTAGCCCAGTGAgcataatacatacatatatttagatataaatataaagaataaatatgcatatttcttttctaaattaaagGCATTTgggtcacttaaaaaaaaacagaaaaagaacaatcTTGAACtgcttgtctcaaacaaaaactcATTCAGGCTTAGAAATTGGCAAaggcaataataatgataaatactcatctcataatcatatttttatagGCCATCTTATTTCCAAGAGTTTCACTATAAAAAGAATCACAGTGAAATATCTGGACTGACAGTTCACAATAATGGGATGATATCATTAGGATGTCAGGTTTTACAGGACTCTCTCATTTCCTCTGTAAAAATCTTACCAAGACATGCAACTATGACTTTTGCctttaaatcattatttaaaaaaaaaaactactttctaAAGTGGCTATTTGTTCATTCCTCTGTTCATTCACCacctatttattgagcacatactgaGTGCAGTTGTTGCACATAGAGGATAAAAATAGTCATAACAAGAAAACAGTATTATTTACTTTATCTATTATTACAATACACCATTCTGAGCATGTACTATATATTTAACACAGGTAATTCTTGCAACAACCCTTTATGAGGGTTGCTTATAAACAGTTCTACTATCTGTAGAGTGTCACCTGATGCCTGTACCAACCATCCTGTGTCACTCTACTTGATCTCCAGCCCTGCCACAAGTCTTTTCTCTGGCTGCCAGTCACTCTTGATCTAGCTCACTCTTCTCTATAGTTGAACCATAATTCTAGAAGGACCAAGACATCTTCAGACTGGGAGTCTGGGAATATATAAGAAGACTTTTTCCTCAGTGATCCCAGATgctaaataaaacaaactttgaattaaactgagaaagaaataagagtaAATTAGTAAGAGAAGACTTTGACCTCAGGCTTAAGTTTGCCAGGATCGAGCCAGCAAGCCATAGAACAAAACTCAGGATTTCAACATTATGCTTACCTCTGTCAGACTAAAATAGTAAAAAAGCCACACTTGTAATTATATCCATAGATACAGTTTTAACCTTGAGAATTATGATCTAAGAACATTAGAGCAAAAAATATTCTTAACAAATGGAGAAGCCTaaacaggtgaagaaactgattCCAGGTCCTATAGACTCCTGGTATTAAGGCCAGGAAGTTACAGAATCACAAAGCCAGCTCATCTTATTCACCTGCTCACCAGTTGCCAGAATCCTCCCTATAATAGAACAGTCCTGATAGTGATTATACAGGCTGTGCTTTAATTCTTCAAATTATGGGtactcctttctctctggctgggGCCAGGTTGAGGGTAGGGAAATAGGTACATTCATTTGCTGGAGAGTTCTAACTGATAAAAAACCCTTTGACATTTCGAACTAAAATATTTCTCCATGTATCTTCTACCATTCAAAAACCCACAGCCCctaaatatttattccttttccaCATCAAATTAATCAAATATCTGGTGGCACCTTTTGCCAGGCTCAGTAGGCCCAATTCCTCCTACCCTTCCATATGTAACATAAACAACAACCGAGATCTCCCAGCTCTGGTTTGTTGCTAGGAAGAAATGATTTCTAGTAGTTAAAAGCATGAGCTTTGCAGAAAGACAAACCCTTAGGTTGAATTTCAATTCTACATTCACATAAATATCCAACGACAATTTACTTAATTTAACCACATACCTTGGTATAAGGAGCATGGCTGTGCTTTGGTCAAGGATAGGCCGAG
It contains:
- the FIBIN gene encoding fin bud initiation factor homolog, which produces MVFLKFLCMSFFCHLCQGYFDGPLYPEMSNGTLHHYFVPDGDYEENDDPEKCQLLFRVSDHRRCSQGEGSQAGSLLSLTLREEFTVLGRQVEDAGRVLEGISKSISYDLDGEESYGKYLRRESHQIGDAYSNSDKSLTELESKFKQGQEQDSRQESRLNEDFLGMLVHTRSLLKETLAISVGLRDKYELLALTIRSHGTRLGRLKNDYLKV